From the genome of uncultured Bacteroides sp.:
ATTTTCCTGTTTTGGCCTTTATTCCATATATATACTTATCGGCAGAGCCAAAAACTACTACTCCATTTCCAGCAGCAGGCGTTCCTACAATACGGTTTCCTGATTGGAATTCCCACATTTTCTTACCACTGCTTAACGAGTAGCAACTTAAAAAGCCCAAATCATCACCAACATAAATATTTTTATTATAGACAATAGGGGAAGAATATATTCCCGCATTTGTCTTTACAATCCAAAGTTCTTTAACCCGATCGTATTCTTTATTTATAGAATAATCAGGTCTTTTATACCCAAAATTATCTGAATTATAATAACTCTTTCTTAAAGAATATGATGCCCACTTTTCAGGTTCATCTCCAATTTTCTGTTCATATACCAATAATGAATCTGGAGTCACTTCAAAAATGGAATAACCTCCGACTGTTTCTTTTCCTCGCAAGTTCGAACGACAAATAATACCAGGAATACCATCGTAATTAAACAATAAATTACGGTGATAATGTCCTCCCAGGAAAGCCCTGATATTATATTGACGAACAGCATCTGTTACATCATACCAATTATCTACATCGCCCTCTTGTAAAGGGTAATGAGTCACCAGAATAGCCGGCTTTTCTTTTCCAAAGGTTGCCAACTCTTTTTTCATCCAGGAAATATCCTGCGGAGAAACATGTCCATCAGCCATTCTAATGACCGGCCCTGAATTAAATCCAAGAAAAAGGATTCCATTGTACTCAAATTTAAATCTGTCTGAACCAAAAATATGGCCAAAATCAGTCGCACCAGATTCACTCCACTTTGTTTCATGATTTCCGGAAGTGATATAATATTTCATCCTCAACAAGTCAAGCAATGACTTTACTCTCTTCAGAGATGCACGGTCCCCTTCTTCAGTTACATCACCAGATACAATTACAAAGTCTATATCTTTGGTTTTATTGATTTGCTCAACAGATTTTCTCAAATCATTATAAGCAAGAGAATCACCACTAACATGTAAATCTGTTAATAATGCAAAGCGGAAATTTTCACCCCGTAAAGAGTTAATTATTAGGCAAAAAAGAACTGATAAAAAGACTTTTTTCATAACTAGATCTATTTAGGCCCTTATAAAAGCAAATGTAAAATAAATGTTTTAATTATAGAAATAAGAGCGTTTATTTTATGTGTTAGAACCATTTATTTGCAAATAATAACATTTAAAGGTGCGACATCAGCAACATAATTATGTAAAGTAAAACATTAAAAATGTGAAATAGAAGAAATGTTTTGAGTATGATATTCAACCAGTCCAGTCATAGGCGATTCAACAATATTATCAATTACTATACCAAATTCCTTTGCAACCTGATTTAAAACAAAAGAATAGTTATATGCAACAGAACCGACAAAACGAATTGGATAATTTTGATAGTCATACTGAGTAACACTACGAACAAAAAAACTTCTCAAATTCTGAGAAACAAGATCATAGACATATTCATTATCAAGATGTTCATTAAGAAAATATGAAAATGTTGATAGAAAACGATTTGGGAATGGGCGACTATATACAGACTCAAGAGCATCATCAGCCGAAATACGAAACTTTTCATAGAATGTTTCAATAAGAGAAGCTGGTGCTAATCCTTTTAAACAATCAGCCAGAAAAAGCTTACCTAAAACCGCACCGCTACCTTCATCACCTAAAACATAACCTAAAGATCTTACATTACGAGTTATATTTTTCCCATCATAAAAACAGGAATTAGAGCCTGTTCCCAAAATACAGGCAATACCTGCATCATTTTTTAATAAGCCACGTGCTGCAGCCAATAAATCACTCTCAACTTCAATGGGAGACTTAAACTGAGCAACTAAAGAGGCGCCAATAATACCTTTTCTCTCTGGAGAAGAGCAGCCTGCACCATAGAAAAAAACCTGTTCAAATCTTTTTCTAAAGAAATGTTCCGGAAGCCCTAAGCGTACACTGCGACTTATTTCTCTCCTTGATTGGAAAAAGGGGTTTATTCCTTCTGTAAAAATATGCTCAGTTACGCAATCTCCATCAATCAAAGCCCATTCCGTTCTTGTTGAACCACTCTCAGCTATCAGTTTCATTTATTGTTTGCTTATTAAAAATTGCCCAAAGATAAATAATATTTCTTTAACATCATAGATAAAATAAAGAGGTATTATTCACTATTTAAAATTCATTACTCAGTTTTTGAAAAGAAATATAAGACAGACTTCATCAGCTGACTTCTCTCTTCTTCTTTCTTAACAGATTCAAAAGGAAAACCAAGTATGCAAGTTTTATATTTTCCCTTATAAGCAACACCTGCACTCAAATTATTCTCAGAATATCTAAAAACGGTATACGAATCTTTTGCTGCCGGCTCTATTCCATCAGGAGATTCTACAGCATATGATTCAGCATTTAGCTCATTGTAATAGTCATAATTACCAGACAACATCACAAAAGGAGATGCTACGCTTTTAACTTCGCCTGTTATAGCAGCCTGCCCGGTACGCCATTTATATTTCAATGTATTCATCGCAAAATTCCTATCTTCCTGTCGGGATACTTTATTATCCCACAAATCCGATCCGACAAATGCACCGGAAATAAAGATATTACCATCTGCTTCGCAATATTCTTTAATTGCAGACTGCAATTTATCAGGGAATGTTTTAAATTCATTTGGACATTGGCCTCCACGTCCCATCTTTGTTTCACGTTCTTTTCCCAAGATCAGATCCACAAATTTATATTCTTTCAGATCTGCATTCTTATCCATTACAGCTTCGTCGCTACAAGAAACAAAAGAGTATCCTGCATTAGTGATTGCTTTTCCATGTACAAAAGGATAATCGAAAGTATTGCCAGCAATAACCATTTTTTCATAATTTGCACGACTAGCTCCAAAACCAGCAGCATCATCGTCCATCCATGGAATATTACGTCTGAATTCAGTCTGACTTCCAATATAACTATAGTCTTGCTTGTAAGGAACTCCATGATCAAGCACATCATAGAACCCTGCAATACTATCGGCTACAAAGTCGGCCGGAGCACTAATTCTATCAAAGCCGTTCACTACCAGAACCATCCCCTTCTCTTTTGTCACTCTACTGGCTGAAAGAATTTCAGAAGGAAAACTTTCACCTCCATCATTCAATGCAGTAACCTTATAACTATAGATTTGTCCTTCATTTTGTGATACGCGATAGCTATTTGTATTCACAATAACACCATTATCAAATTCTCCGTCATCAATGCGCGTATAAACAACATACTTATTTGCTACAGCAGTTGGTTCTAATGGGTCCATAACTGGTTTCCAATTTAACTCAACTTCGTCTGTATTAACAAAGTGAATATTAAAATGATCTATTGGCAATGGCTGAACAACATATTTCTGCTTATATTGCGAAGAAACAAATTGAAGTATTCCTTTATAAATTGCACGGCTTACAGTAAAACGAAATCTCGGATCCAATCCATATCGCATATCAGCAAAATTCTGATGAGAAAGAAGCTCCAACAACATAGCAGGAACCTTAGGAACACGCGCTTCATAATAAGACTGGTTCCACATTCCACGACGCGACCAATTCGGTTCATATAATGAACGAATGTCATTCACTATTTGCGACTGTACAAGGTCTGTTAAATCTCTGGCAGCATATCTGGAAACGCCATTTGCATATTTGGTATCATCGGTATTAGTACAGAAAATACCTAAAGATCCTATAATTGAGTCATTCATCGTTGTACCAGCATCGGTATGGAAAGCAAAAGATAAATCAATTGGGATATTCAAACCTTCTGATTTAGGATCGACACTTGATCCTCCTGCTAAATAATTAACCCAAAGACCTCTCGATTTATAATCATCAGTATAATCATTCACCCCTTTACTTGGAGAATAAACATCTTCCGGGAAACCTGCCCATTGTAGCCAATAACGGGCTCCTTCTGTATAACGAGGATATCCGCTCGTCTCGTAAGGATAGTCAACTTTAGGCAATAGCTTTATTTCTTCCTGAGCTTTAGTATCTGAGCTCTTTACATTTTCAGTGGTGCCACTATCGGCTATACGACGCGCAATATTTCCAAAACCACCACCAATCTTTATGGCATCAGCCGTAACAACTTTTCCAGTCATAGACGATTTGTTAGTAAGTACAATTCTGGAATCATAATTTCTGCCAGCATCAAAGCTGAAATGTCCTAAATAAATCCATGTACCTCCACCCATTGTCTGATTGATCTTAAACTGAGTAGTACCTCCTTTATGATAAACAGTGTACAAAGCATCATCAGTACTATTTTCTACACTTTTATAAGAAACATAAACAGCATATGTACCGACTTTAGGAATATCCGGGATCCACTCCGCCGTACTCTCTTTCCCTTTCTTAATTGTTTCTATCAAACGGAAAGTTCCATCATGAAAAGGATTATCATTGTTTATATAAAAGTCCTTTTTCTGAGCAAAACCAGGACCAGCACCATCAGTCCATTTTTTCTCTGTAATCTTTTCAATATAACGAGAACTTGCACTTAAAGTGCCGTCATTATCAATAATAATTTCTGCTGTATTTGTATCACGCTCACGAGGCAAAAGTACATTAGCACCGGCATTTTCAAGCATTGGTACTAAAAACGGCAGAACATAACTCTGTGTATATAAATCCTCCACTGTCTGAAAGATACGGGCTCGTTGCCACTCCCATCGTGTTAACTTCGACTCATAATAATACCCATGACTTTGCCACATGGCAATGTGTCTGTTCAAAAGACCTTTTGTTGGTCTGTAAGGTACTGAAATTCGAGTGATCAAAGGCTTATCTATGTCATTTACAAAAGTTTTCGCTTTCTTATCTTTCTTACTTCGTAATGCAAGAGGAATAAGTTCTTCTATGGGGTGCTTATCAGTAATCAACACAACCTCATAATTTACAAATTCCGGGGGGAGTTGTTGACGAATATACCTATATATTTCGGTTACATTGTCTTCCCTGAAAGGAATATAAGAGCAATTCATATTAGCATACAATTCCAACTTCTTTTTGTTTATTGCAAATGAATCAATATAAATTGGTCCTACAGATATGGTTTTCTTTGAAACTTGAGTCAAATACGAACCAATTGTTGAGCGCATCTCTTTAGAAAGTTCCTGAGCCTCAGTTACCTGACTAAAAAAAACAGGGAATAACAAGCTTAATACAAAAACACGAATAGGTTTCATATACATCTATTTTTGTTTATTCATTATCAAAGTAAGGCCAATAAAAGTAAATAAGGCATTAAAGATAAGTAATTCATAGCTAAAAGTATACCCATTAAACCAAACTTGTGAATTCTTTTGAAGAACAAAACAAAGTATTGGTGAAATAAGTGCAACTAAAGGAACATATTTATCACGAACCTGCTTTTTTGTACAAATACCAAAGGCAAACATTCCAAGAATCGGTCCATAAGTATAGCTTGCCAGAATATATACAGCATCAATTACGCTTGTATTATTCAATAAGTTTATCACAATGATAACCAATCCCATTACTACAGACATCATTACATGAACCTGCTTGCGAATTTTTACAACTTCTAAATCCGTCTTACGCTTTGTACTACCCAGTATATCCACAGTAAAAGAAGTAGTTAAAGCTGTCAGTGCTGAACCTGCAGCTGAGTAAGCCGCAGAAATTAATCCAACAATAAATAAAATACCTACAATTTTAGGAAAATAACCATGAGTCGCAATTAATGGGAAAAGTTCGTCACTCATTTTAGGAATTGCAATCCCAGATTTCGCAGCATATATATATAAAAGCACACCCAGCATTAAAAACAATAAAATAATTACTACCTGGAAAATACCACTGGTAATCATATTCTTCTGAGAATCTTTAAAATTCTTGCAACTCAAATTCCGTTGCATCATATCTTGGTCAAGACCGGTCATAGCAATCATTGTGAATATACCTGCAAGAAATTGTTTAAAAAAATATCTTTTATCATTAACATCATCAAAGAAAAAAGTCTTTGAATAATCATGATCAATAATGGCACTAAATGCCCCATTAAAAGAGAGATTCAAATCTGAACTTATATAATATATACAAAAAAGAACTGAACCTACTAAACAAAGAGTTTTTAAAGAGTCTGTCCAGATTAAAGCTTTAACCCCTCCACGGAAAGTATAAAGCCACACTAATAAAACGGTAAAAAACACATTCAATAAGAAAGAAAGATGTAATGGTTCAAAAACCAATAATTGTAGAACCACACAAACAAGAAAAAGACGGACTGCTGCACCCAGCATTTTTGAAATAAAAAAGAACCATGCACCTGTTTTATGTGTAGAAACACCAAAGCGATTATCAAGGTACTCGTAAATAGAAACCAGGTTCATTTTATAAAAAAGAGGAATCAGTAAAAAAGCTATGATAAACTGCCCAGTCAAAAAACCAAGAGCCATCTGCAAATAAGAGAAATTGCTTACGGCCACCATACCTGGAGCAGAAACAAAAGTTACTCCTGATATGCTAGAACCTATCATGGCAAAAGCCACAACATACCAACGAGACTTCCGGTTTCCAACAAAGAAACCTTGATTATCAGCCTTTCTTCCTGCAATATACGATATAGCAAACAGAACAGCAAAATAACAAAAAATAGTTGATAGGACTAGAACTGGACTCATAAATTTAGGTAATATAGTTCTGAAATATAACATAAAAAATTAAATAATGAAGTGATACAACAAAATATCACTTCACTATTTATAATTATAAAACTCTTATTATAATGGGTTCTGAGTTAGTACACCACCACTATTATCTATTTCAGCTTGAGGAATTGGCATTAACTCACTAATTCCAGGTCTGAATACACCTTTTGCTTTAAATGTTTCTACTGCCTTGCCTGTACGAACCATATCGAAGAATCGGTGTCCTTCCATCGCTAATTCTAAACGACGTTCTTTAATAATAGCTTCAAACAAGTTATTATCAGTAGCAGGAGAATCTGCCAACTTAGCACGAGTTCTTACTTTATTTAGATATTTACGTGCTTCAGTATAATCTGGTGTCGTAGCTTTAACACAAGCCTCAGCATAATTCAGATAAACTTCCGATAAGCGAATTACACGAATATTCACAGGATTATTTCTAATTTCTGTTGAACGTTCAGATGGTTTTAAATAATACTTTTGGTTATAATAGCCAGTACGATTTCTTTCTAACTTAGCAAAGTTAGCAGGTGTTTCCCATGCTTGTAAATCTGCAGGTGTAAGCAAGGTTGCTTCTTTTCTAACTACATCTCCTGCCTCATCAAAAGCATTTGCCAAACTTTGTGTAGGTTGATTGATTCCATATCCATAAGTCACCCCATATGGAAGCATCATTAAAACATGGAAGTTACCATTATTTGTTGTCGCTGCACTTTGGGTTAATGAATTATAAAAATCAATCTCAAATATAGACTCCTTACAATGTTCACCAGCTAAACTAAAAACATAAGCATAATCGTCTTCCAGTTCATATCCATCTTTATAAACTTCTAAAGAAGCTTTCTTGCAATCATCATATTTCTTTTCAAAAAGATACACACGCGATAACATAGCATTAGCCGCACCACGAGTAATTCTTCCCGCATTAGTCTTCATATCTATTTCAGACTTTGCCGGTAAATAACTAGCAGCAGTTTCCAAGTCTGTCTCAATCTGTGCATATACATCTGCAGATGGAGTTCTTTTCATTGTCTTATCTGAAATTGTAGGAGTCTTTGTCATTAATGGAACATCTCCAAACACACAAACTAATTCATGATAGTAGTAAGCCCGCAAAAATAAAGCTTCACCTAGCAAACGTTTCTTACTCTGCGTTTTAAATAAGCTTTCATCCATACTGGAAATTCCATCAATTGCCTGATTAGCTTTATTTATCCCCCTGTATAGAATCTGATAACGGCCTAATATTCGTCCATTATCAGTAGGATAATTATAAGATTCCATCAATGCAAATCCTTGTACGTCAGCATCACTACCACTATAAGTAGCATCATCAGATAAATCATCGCCAAAGCACCATATTGTCCAAGTATATCTATAATCCTTAAGATCACTGTATGCAGCTACTACTGATTGGAATGCATCATTCTCTGTCACAAAAAAACCATCAGTAGTCAGAGCGCCCAATTTTTTCTTATCAAGAAAATCATCACTACAACTCGCGAATATTAACGTGACAATAAACAGCCACAATATTTTATTTGATTTCATATTCTTATTCTTTTAAAATGTAACATTTATACCACCAGTAAATATACGTGCTTGCGGATAAGTACCGATATCAACTCCGCGGCTTAAATAGTTTGTAGAAGATATTTGTCCAATTTCAGGATCTGCACCAGAATATTTTGTTATAGTGAACAAGTTCTGACCAGATATATAAACTCTCAAGCGGTTCACATGCATTTTTTTTGAAATAGATTCTGGCATAGTATATCCCAATTGAAGTGTTTTCAATCTCAAATAAGATCCATCCTCAATATATCTATCTGATATTCTATTATTATCATTCTTATCATTTCCATTTAATCGCGGCATAGTTGCATTTGGATTGCTTGTACTCCAATACCCTAAAACATCTACCGATTTATTAGTTACATCACCTAAATCATAAGTAAAATAGCGCATTGCATTAAAAACATCATTACCATAAGATCCTTCAAAAACAGCATTCAAATCAATGCCTTTATATTCCATTCCTAAATTAAACCCATAATAAAATTTAGGAATAGGATTACCTATTACAGTTTTATCAGCATCTGTGAGTTTTTTATCTCCACTTGTATCAAGAAAGATAACATCGCCATAATCTGCATTAGGCTGACGGGTTTTTACATCAGTTAATTCTTCCTGAGTATTAACCAGGCCATTTGTTTTATATCCCCAAAAAGAGCCAATAGGATTTCCAACAGATGTTAAGGTTGCATTTCCATTTTTCAAAGCTCCACCTGATATTGATTTTCCTGTTCCAAGACTTAACACTTCATTTTTAATTGTAGAAATATTGCCACCAATATTATAATTAAAATCTTTGCCTATATTATCTCTCCATTCTGCCTGGAATTCAAATCCATAATTTTTCACTTTACCAGCATTTGTCATTGGACCTGTTTCAAAGCCTAAGAAATATGGAATGGGTTCAACCAGCAACATATCTTTAGTGGTCTTGTAATAATATTCTGCCGACAGATTGAATCTACCATTCAACAAGCCTAAATCAAAACCAAGATTTGTTGATTCTGTTGTTTCCCATTTTACATTGGCATTTCCCATATTCACAGCTACAACTCCCTGATTCAACGTTTCTGGTTTTCCATATAAATATGCATATTGAGCACTTGAACTGAGAAGATTTTGGAACATATAATCATCAATATTCTGATTACCAACCTGTCCCCAACCTGCACGTATTTTCAAACTACTCAACCAATTCTGGTCCCATTTCTTAAAGAATTGTTCATTAGAAAGCTTCCATGCCAAAGCTAAAGATGGGAAATATCCGTAACGATTACCAGCTCCAAAACGAGAAGATCCATCCGCTCTGAAAGTTACAGTCGCTAAATATCTATCATCATAGTTATAATTCACCCTACCTAAATAAGATAGTAAAGAAGATTCAATAGCACTGCCAGCAGCTGTAGCAGATGAAGCCAGCTGTGCAGCATCCAGATATTGCATATCCGGCTCGTTATTTGGGACTCCTTGTTTAGATGCGCTCACATTTTCATATCTTGTTTTTTCTGCGGTATAACCTAAAACAGCATTAATAGTGTGTTTTTCTGCAAATACACGACTAAAGTTCAATGTATTTTCAAGTAATAAATTATTTCTCTTAGAATATCCACGAGTTACTTTATTTATATCAACACGTTGTGCATTGCTCACATAGTAAGTGGGGTCAAAATCATAAGAATCAAAACTATTAGAATTGAGCCCTAACAAAGTCTTAAAATATAAACCTTTAAGGAGATTCACTGTTGCATATACATTTCCTACCAAGTCCTGATTCTTTTCTTTACTGTTAGTATAATTAATAGCAGCTACAGGATTTGGATAGTCGATATATTTTGAAGATCCATAAGAACCATCAGCATTTCTTACAGGAACAACAGGTTCTAATTTAATAGCTGAATTTATAATACCCACAGTGTTACTGCCTTCTAAAATTTTGTTTCGATTAGACGTTGAATATGCAGCATTTACACCAATAGAAATTATATCATTCATTTTACGTTCAACATTCAATCTGGCATTGATTCTATTATAATCTGTTTTCTTCACAGTACCATCGTGAGATAAATAACCTAAGCTTAGATTATATTGAAAGTTATCTGAACCACCTGAAAAACTAGCATCATAGTTTCTCATATATGCAGTCCTTGTAACTTCTTTCAGCCAGTTTGTTGAAATAGTAGGATCTACTTTAGTCAAATCGATAGGCTTAACTCTTGTTTTATTAATTTCAGTCTGAATATTGTACCATTGCTGTCCATTGAGTAGCCCAAGATCTGTATCAATTTGCTGAACACCCCAATATGCATTTACATTGATTACGTCATTCCCTTTTTTACCATGCTTTGTTGTAACCAACACAACTCCATTAGCTCCTCTAGAACCATAAATTGCTGTAGCCGAAGCATCCTTCAAGACTTCCATTGATTCAATCTCGGAAGAGCTTAAGTAAGAAATACTATTTACGGGCATACCGTCAACAACATACAACGGATCGGCATTGTTAACCGTACCAACGCCACGAATACGAACCGTTACTGAACCACCAGGAGCACCTGAATTAGATGTTACTGAAACGCCTGGTACCAAACCTTGTAAAGACTGAGCAATATTAGCTACAGGCTGACGTGATATCGCATTTGCTTTTACAGAAGCAACTGACCCTGTTAAGTCCGATTTCTTAACCGTACCATAACCCACAACTACAACTTCTTGAAGTAACTCAGTATTGTCTTTTAGTACAACACTTATAGCTGTTTTACCACCTACAGGAACTTCCTGCTTCTGAAAACCAATATAGGAAATCACCAATGTAGCATTAGGCTTCACTTTTAATGTGAATTTACCTTCTACATCAGTGATAGCTCCATTATTTGTTGTTCCTTTTTCAATAACGCTTGCACCAATTACAGGTTCGCCTTTTGAATCGACCACTGTTCCGTTTAGAGTAATGCCTTGTTGTTGCTGCTCACTCATATCATGAGTAGCATTAACACTCCAAACACCTGCGATAGCGTTCATACTCCCAACTGTAGAGAAGAGGGAAGCTATGGTTAACGCCGTGAGAAACTTCTTTGAGAATGTTTCCCTAGATAGTTGAATTTTGTTCATAAAAGATCAATAATTTAAAGTTGAGAAATTCATTAAACTCCTGCGTAAACTAGAAATGTAATAAGAAGTACAGATTTCCAGTTTAATAACGTTCGTATTCATATCATTCAATAATTAAATAAAGGTTATATAAATAGATTTGCTAGTTAAATTAGAACAATAAGTCTTTTAATTCGACAATCAAAATATGTATTACTAAATATTAATAAATATCAAAACTACTGGTTTTAGTTTATAATCCAAAACAAATATTGTAATATTTTTAATATTTTATTAATATTTTCAGATAAAATATCAAAATAACACATTATAAATACACTATAAAAGCAATATGACACAACAATTACTAATTAATTATCATATTAACACCAAACAAACATCTACAGCAACTTATCTACAGAAGTAAATTCGTATCCTTTAGCTTTTAAAGTCTCAATTAATTTATCAAGATAGCTATAAAACTTATCTGTTCGTCTTTCATCCGTGCCTATATGAACTAATAGCATAAAACCATTTAGTGTATTTATTTGCTCATAATTGAGAATCTTCTGATAAATATCCTCAGAAGATCGATATGCCTTCATTTCCGGAACAGTATAATCAGCATTTGATCCGGTTCCCGGAGTAAAATTAATAAGTTGCACACCCAATTCTGAACACCATGAAGATATATCATTATTATACCATTCATAGGCAGGTAGAAAATAAAGCTTCTTCGGTAAATGAACACCTGCCTGAATCATTGCCTGGTAATTATCTTTAAGATCTTCCTGAAAAGCTTCGCGGGTTACCAAAGTCGAATCCCTCTTACCCCAGTCGGCATAAAGTATATGCTTATCCGAATGTGGAGCTAAATAATGACCATCTTTCTGCAATGACTTAGCTAACTTAGGAAAAGAACGATAGAAATCACCGGTCAGAAAGAAAGATCCTTTAATGTTTTGTTTCTTTAAAGCTTTACCGATAGTCTGCCCCCCATCTGCAAATTCATGACCGGTAAAAACCAAAGCTATTTTCTTTTTCGAAGTATCTCCCTGAATAATTCCTCCAAGAACTCGCTTGTTCGAGTCTTTAGGAGAAGCTTCGGATGCTAAGTATGCCAGATAATAACATAAAGATGCCGTTCCATCCATAGTTGGTTCATTCGTGGAATAATCAGCATAATCATCGTGATAGACAACTCTATCTGATTGGAAAGCAGCATATTTATCTTCTTGTCCTAAATGAACACCTCTCAAATTCTTAAAAATAGAAGTATAAACCGGTCCATCAACCAATCCACCGTCAATATGATAATGATACAGCTGCGAAAAAGCAGAATGCGGATAAAGAGGATAATCTCCATTGGAAGGCAACCCTACAATCATACATTTCCCCCATGGGTTACAGCCAAACAACCAATCTCGCATAGCTGTTTCCATTTCTAGAAATTCTGTATTACCAGTTAATCTGCGATACAAGTTACATTGAGTTATAAGCGCAACTGTAAGATTGTTAGAACACCATATAAAAGGT
Proteins encoded in this window:
- a CDS encoding RagB/SusD family nutrient uptake outer membrane protein codes for the protein MKSNKILWLFIVTLIFASCSDDFLDKKKLGALTTDGFFVTENDAFQSVVAAYSDLKDYRYTWTIWCFGDDLSDDATYSGSDADVQGFALMESYNYPTDNGRILGRYQILYRGINKANQAIDGISSMDESLFKTQSKKRLLGEALFLRAYYYHELVCVFGDVPLMTKTPTISDKTMKRTPSADVYAQIETDLETAASYLPAKSEIDMKTNAGRITRGAANAMLSRVYLFEKKYDDCKKASLEVYKDGYELEDDYAYVFSLAGEHCKESIFEIDFYNSLTQSAATTNNGNFHVLMMLPYGVTYGYGINQPTQSLANAFDEAGDVVRKEATLLTPADLQAWETPANFAKLERNRTGYYNQKYYLKPSERSTEIRNNPVNIRVIRLSEVYLNYAEACVKATTPDYTEARKYLNKVRTRAKLADSPATDNNLFEAIIKERRLELAMEGHRFFDMVRTGKAVETFKAKGVFRPGISELMPIPQAEIDNSGGVLTQNPL
- a CDS encoding xanthan lyase, whose amino-acid sequence is MKPIRVFVLSLLFPVFFSQVTEAQELSKEMRSTIGSYLTQVSKKTISVGPIYIDSFAINKKKLELYANMNCSYIPFREDNVTEIYRYIRQQLPPEFVNYEVVLITDKHPIEELIPLALRSKKDKKAKTFVNDIDKPLITRISVPYRPTKGLLNRHIAMWQSHGYYYESKLTRWEWQRARIFQTVEDLYTQSYVLPFLVPMLENAGANVLLPRERDTNTAEIIIDNDGTLSASSRYIEKITEKKWTDGAGPGFAQKKDFYINNDNPFHDGTFRLIETIKKGKESTAEWIPDIPKVGTYAVYVSYKSVENSTDDALYTVYHKGGTTQFKINQTMGGGTWIYLGHFSFDAGRNYDSRIVLTNKSSMTGKVVTADAIKIGGGFGNIARRIADSGTTENVKSSDTKAQEEIKLLPKVDYPYETSGYPRYTEGARYWLQWAGFPEDVYSPSKGVNDYTDDYKSRGLWVNYLAGGSSVDPKSEGLNIPIDLSFAFHTDAGTTMNDSIIGSLGIFCTNTDDTKYANGVSRYAARDLTDLVQSQIVNDIRSLYEPNWSRRGMWNQSYYEARVPKVPAMLLELLSHQNFADMRYGLDPRFRFTVSRAIYKGILQFVSSQYKQKYVVQPLPIDHFNIHFVNTDEVELNWKPVMDPLEPTAVANKYVVYTRIDDGEFDNGVIVNTNSYRVSQNEGQIYSYKVTALNDGGESFPSEILSASRVTKEKGMVLVVNGFDRISAPADFVADSIAGFYDVLDHGVPYKQDYSYIGSQTEFRRNIPWMDDDAAGFGASRANYEKMVIAGNTFDYPFVHGKAITNAGYSFVSCSDEAVMDKNADLKEYKFVDLILGKERETKMGRGGQCPNEFKTFPDKLQSAIKEYCEADGNIFISGAFVGSDLWDNKVSRQEDRNFAMNTLKYKWRTGQAAITGEVKSVASPFVMLSGNYDYYNELNAESYAVESPDGIEPAAKDSYTVFRYSENNLSAGVAYKGKYKTCILGFPFESVKKEEERSQLMKSVLYFFSKTE
- a CDS encoding PQQ-binding-like beta-propeller repeat protein; the protein is MKKVFLSVLFCLIINSLRGENFRFALLTDLHVSGDSLAYNDLRKSVEQINKTKDIDFVIVSGDVTEEGDRASLKRVKSLLDLLRMKYYITSGNHETKWSESGATDFGHIFGSDRFKFEYNGILFLGFNSGPVIRMADGHVSPQDISWMKKELATFGKEKPAILVTHYPLQEGDVDNWYDVTDAVRQYNIRAFLGGHYHRNLLFNYDGIPGIICRSNLRGKETVGGYSIFEVTPDSLLVYEQKIGDEPEKWASYSLRKSYYNSDNFGYKRPDYSINKEYDRVKELWIVKTNAGIYSSPIVYNKNIYVGDDLGFLSCYSLSSGKKMWEFQSGNRIVGTPAAGNGVVVFGSADKYIYGIKAKTGKLIWKYTAQEAVLGAVTIDNGIAYIGASDYTFRAIDVKTGKLCWEYTDVKGYIETKPLIYEDKVIFGAWDNNLYALDKASGKELWKWNGNLTRMHFSPAAVWPVAAKGKVFITDPQRAMTAIDANSGKTIWRTFQSTVRETIGLSADKMRLYSKTMQDSVVCFSTESNVPKQIWATDVKFGYEHAPSMLVEKDGVVFGSTKSGVIFALEAFSGKLLWKHKVGNSLISTVVPLSATECVFTSTSGEVGILKHSNYKR
- a CDS encoding sodium:solute symporter, which produces MSPVLVLSTIFCYFAVLFAISYIAGRKADNQGFFVGNRKSRWYVVAFAMIGSSISGVTFVSAPGMVAVSNFSYLQMALGFLTGQFIIAFLLIPLFYKMNLVSIYEYLDNRFGVSTHKTGAWFFFISKMLGAAVRLFLVCVVLQLLVFEPLHLSFLLNVFFTVLLVWLYTFRGGVKALIWTDSLKTLCLVGSVLFCIYYISSDLNLSFNGAFSAIIDHDYSKTFFFDDVNDKRYFFKQFLAGIFTMIAMTGLDQDMMQRNLSCKNFKDSQKNMITSGIFQVVIILLFLMLGVLLYIYAAKSGIAIPKMSDELFPLIATHGYFPKIVGILFIVGLISAAYSAAGSALTALTTSFTVDILGSTKRKTDLEVVKIRKQVHVMMSVVMGLVIIVINLLNNTSVIDAVYILASYTYGPILGMFAFGICTKKQVRDKYVPLVALISPILCFVLQKNSQVWFNGYTFSYELLIFNALFTFIGLTLIMNKQK